The following proteins are co-located in the Flammeovirga kamogawensis genome:
- the cysC gene encoding adenylyl-sulfate kinase, producing MSTNIKQQNYQVTTADRANLLQHKSVVLWFTGLSGSGKSTLANAVEAKLATAGKLTYTLDGDNVRFGLNKDLSFTIEDRTENIRRISEVATLISNAGPIVLTAFISPLMKDRQQARDSIGTDKFIEVYIDCPIEECEKRDVKGLYQKARKGLIREFTGISSPYEAPLHPEIVVNTATMSLEDCVEKVITYLSPRINLD from the coding sequence ATGAGCACCAATATAAAACAACAAAACTACCAAGTAACCACAGCAGATAGAGCCAATCTACTCCAGCATAAATCTGTTGTACTTTGGTTTACAGGCTTGTCTGGTTCTGGGAAGTCTACATTGGCCAATGCCGTAGAAGCTAAATTAGCTACAGCAGGTAAATTAACCTATACATTAGATGGTGACAATGTACGTTTTGGTTTAAATAAAGACTTAAGTTTCACTATTGAAGACCGTACTGAAAATATTCGCCGAATTTCTGAAGTAGCTACTTTAATTTCTAATGCAGGCCCCATTGTTTTGACTGCATTTATCTCTCCTTTAATGAAAGACAGACAACAAGCTCGAGATAGTATAGGAACTGATAAATTTATAGAAGTCTATATAGATTGTCCTATTGAAGAATGTGAGAAAAGAGATGTAAAAGGGTTGTATCAAAAAGCACGAAAAGGATTAATTAGAGAATTTACAGGTATCTCGTCCCCTTATGAAGCTCCATTACACCCCGAAATAGTAGTGAATACAGCGACAATGTCATTAGAAGACTGCGTAGAAAAAGTAATCACTTACCTATCACCAAGAATAAATTTAGATTAA
- the cysD gene encoding sulfate adenylyltransferase subunit CysD, with product MSQYTLNHLKELEAEAIFVLREVFSQFQNPAILFSGGKDSIVVTHLARKAFHPAKIPFTLFHVDTGHNFPETIQFRDDLIKELGCKLVVGSVQKSINDGKVLEEKGKDASRNKLQTTTLLDTIEEHNFDVCIGGGRRDEEKARAKERFFSHRDEFGQWDPKNQRPELWNIFNGRYQQGEHFRAFPISNWTEMDIWQYILNENIDIPSLYIAHNRDVVYRQGAWLPVSEFLKLREGEEVVNKKIRFRTLGDITITGGQESDADTLEKIVAEVAAARQTERGNRSDDKRSETAMEDRKKEGYF from the coding sequence ATGAGTCAGTATACCTTAAATCATTTAAAGGAATTAGAAGCAGAAGCCATCTTTGTTTTGCGTGAAGTCTTCTCTCAATTTCAAAACCCTGCCATTCTTTTCTCAGGTGGAAAAGATTCAATTGTCGTTACACATTTGGCAAGAAAAGCATTTCACCCTGCAAAAATTCCTTTTACATTATTTCATGTAGATACAGGTCACAATTTCCCTGAAACCATACAATTTAGAGACGACCTCATTAAAGAATTGGGTTGTAAACTTGTGGTAGGTTCAGTGCAGAAATCTATCAATGACGGAAAAGTACTCGAAGAAAAAGGAAAAGATGCCTCTCGTAATAAATTACAAACCACTACCCTATTAGATACGATAGAAGAACATAACTTTGATGTATGTATTGGAGGAGGACGTAGAGACGAAGAAAAAGCAAGAGCAAAAGAACGCTTCTTCTCGCATAGAGATGAATTTGGACAATGGGATCCAAAAAACCAAAGACCGGAATTGTGGAACATCTTTAACGGACGTTACCAACAAGGAGAACACTTTAGAGCTTTTCCTATTTCTAACTGGACAGAAATGGATATTTGGCAATACATTCTTAACGAAAACATTGACATTCCGTCTCTGTACATTGCACACAATAGAGATGTAGTATACAGACAAGGTGCATGGTTACCCGTTTCAGAATTCTTAAAACTAAGAGAAGGAGAAGAGGTAGTCAATAAAAAAATACGCTTTAGAACACTTGGAGATATTACCATTACAGGAGGTCAAGAATCTGACGCAGACACCTTAGAAAAAATTGTTGCAGAAGTTGCCGCAGCACGTCAGACAGAACGAGGTAACCGTTCGGATGACAAACGCTCAGAAACAGCAATGGAAGACCGTAAGAAAGAAGGATACTTTTAA
- the cysN gene encoding sulfate adenylyltransferase subunit CysN, whose protein sequence is MYLLLKANNNRNTTTFFKMSTQDTNTQLLRFTTAGSVDDGKSTLIGRLLYDSKSIFEDQMDAIEASSKRKGLEHVELAHLTDGLKDEREQGITIDVAYRYFATPKRKFIIADTPGHIQYTRNMVTGASTADLALILIDARKGVIEQTKRHSFIASLLQIPHVVVCINKMDLVDYSEEAYNKIVEEYKDFAAKLEIKDFRFIPISALKGDNVVDRSKNTTWYEGETLLHTLETIHIANDYNFVDARFPVQTVIRPHSYEYHDFRGYAGRVASGIFKKGDEVIAIPSGFTSKIKSVETFEGEITEAFPPMSVAITLEDDVDISRGDMLVKPNNQAKQTQDIDATVCWLNNTPLKPSSKYALKHTSNDVRAVVKEVVYKVDINNLHKVEDDKTVKMNDIVRLRLRTTKPLLCDAYRRNRVTGSFVLVDEGTNETVAAGMII, encoded by the coding sequence ATTTATCTCCTATTAAAAGCAAACAACAATCGAAACACAACTACTTTTTTTAAAATGTCAACACAAGATACAAACACACAACTTTTAAGATTCACTACAGCAGGAAGCGTAGATGATGGAAAAAGTACATTAATAGGTCGTTTACTTTACGATTCAAAGTCAATTTTTGAAGATCAGATGGATGCCATTGAAGCTTCGAGTAAACGAAAAGGGTTAGAACATGTTGAACTCGCCCATTTAACAGATGGTCTAAAAGACGAAAGAGAACAAGGTATTACTATTGATGTAGCCTACCGCTATTTCGCCACACCAAAACGTAAATTTATTATTGCAGATACACCCGGCCATATTCAATATACAAGAAATATGGTTACCGGTGCCTCTACAGCAGACCTCGCACTCATATTAATCGATGCAAGAAAAGGAGTCATCGAACAAACAAAACGTCATTCATTTATTGCCTCACTGTTACAAATCCCTCATGTTGTAGTTTGTATTAATAAGATGGACTTGGTAGACTATTCAGAGGAAGCTTACAATAAAATTGTCGAAGAATACAAAGACTTTGCGGCTAAATTAGAGATTAAAGATTTTAGATTCATTCCTATTAGTGCCCTCAAAGGAGATAATGTAGTAGATCGCTCTAAAAATACGACATGGTATGAAGGCGAGACCCTATTACACACACTAGAAACCATCCATATTGCCAATGATTACAACTTTGTAGATGCCCGTTTCCCAGTACAAACAGTCATCCGCCCCCACTCATACGAATACCACGATTTTAGAGGGTATGCCGGAAGAGTAGCCAGTGGTATCTTCAAAAAAGGAGACGAAGTAATTGCCATTCCTTCAGGCTTCACTTCTAAAATAAAAAGCGTGGAAACTTTTGAAGGAGAAATTACTGAAGCATTCCCCCCAATGTCCGTTGCAATCACTTTAGAAGACGATGTCGACATTAGTCGCGGAGACATGCTTGTAAAACCCAACAACCAAGCAAAACAAACACAAGACATAGACGCAACAGTTTGTTGGTTAAACAATACTCCTCTTAAACCTTCTTCTAAATATGCTTTAAAACACACTTCTAATGATGTAAGAGCTGTAGTGAAAGAAGTTGTTTATAAAGTAGATATTAACAACCTTCACAAAGTAGAAGACGATAAAACTGTAAAAATGAACGACATTGTACGTTTAAGATTACGCACTACAAAACCCCTTCTATGTGATGCCTATAGAAGAAACCGTGTAACAGGTAGCTTTGTACTTGTAGATGAAGGCACAAATGAAACTGTTGCAGCTGGCATGATCATCTAA
- a CDS encoding DUF2061 domain-containing protein, translating to MGKIINRKLLKAISWRFWGTLDTVLWGWLFSGDSHIGFSIGGFELITKISLYYGHEWIWERWAKFAFWQKRKNRYRHLAKSITWRAVGTIDTIVLAWIISGNPLIGLKVGAAEVITKIGLFYLHERIWHAYFPEKTVTTDEKIIIK from the coding sequence ATGGGTAAAATTATCAATAGAAAATTATTAAAAGCCATTTCCTGGCGATTTTGGGGTACACTAGATACCGTATTATGGGGATGGCTTTTTTCAGGAGATAGCCACATTGGTTTTAGTATAGGAGGTTTTGAACTCATCACAAAAATCTCTTTGTACTACGGTCACGAGTGGATTTGGGAAAGATGGGCAAAATTTGCTTTCTGGCAGAAAAGAAAAAATCGTTATCGTCACCTTGCTAAATCTATTACATGGCGTGCTGTAGGTACCATAGATACTATTGTATTGGCTTGGATCATTTCAGGCAATCCATTAATTGGGCTAAAAGTAGGTGCAGCAGAAGTAATTACAAAAATTGGTTTATTCTATCTTCATGAAAGAATTTGGCATGCTTATTTCCCTGAAAAGACTGTTACAACAGATGAAAAAATAATAATTAAATAA
- a CDS encoding glycosyltransferase family 4 protein → MLRLIVTLLTSLTIALISTPEVIKVITKNNVFDLPGGRKVHTELIPSMGGVGIFIAFLLSCCIWIPINSAIELRFLFFGIILIFFMGVRDDMLAMSPRNKLIIQLIAATVVVGFGDIQIRSFYSLYENINFPEWFSFATTVFIIIALTNAFNLIDGINGLAGAIAVIITAALSTWFFLIGNHSYAIMMVAMLGGVLGFLYYNWGRATIFMGDTGSMILGFFLSCSLVLFINTDYALPVDHAYKLPDAVSMAIALFIYPIIDTLRVFTIRILNGRSPFSPDRKHIHHIFIRTGFTHAATSTIIASMSFLFLAVCYFANFYIHDLLLLACILTALYVIPLLLKWRVYYYKNNKDEIAKKVLKQKAKESAKFKVERNVG, encoded by the coding sequence ATGCTTAGACTTATAGTTACCTTACTAACCTCACTTACTATTGCCCTTATATCAACACCTGAAGTCATAAAAGTCATTACAAAAAATAATGTCTTCGATTTACCTGGAGGAAGAAAAGTACATACAGAATTAATCCCATCTATGGGTGGTGTCGGTATATTTATTGCTTTCCTTTTAAGCTGTTGTATTTGGATACCAATAAATTCAGCAATAGAATTACGTTTCCTCTTCTTTGGCATTATACTCATCTTCTTTATGGGCGTTAGAGATGACATGCTTGCTATGAGTCCTAGAAATAAGCTCATCATTCAATTAATAGCCGCTACAGTAGTTGTTGGTTTTGGTGATATTCAAATCAGATCATTCTACTCACTGTATGAAAATATAAATTTCCCTGAATGGTTTAGTTTCGCTACAACAGTATTTATCATCATTGCATTAACCAATGCCTTCAACCTTATAGATGGTATAAATGGGTTAGCTGGTGCTATTGCTGTTATTATTACAGCCGCTTTAAGTACGTGGTTTTTCCTTATAGGCAACCATTCTTATGCAATAATGATGGTAGCAATGCTAGGTGGTGTATTAGGTTTCTTGTATTACAATTGGGGTAGAGCAACTATATTTATGGGAGATACAGGCTCTATGATTTTAGGCTTTTTCCTTTCTTGTAGTTTAGTGTTATTTATTAATACAGATTATGCATTACCTGTAGACCATGCCTATAAATTGCCAGATGCAGTAAGTATGGCGATTGCTTTATTCATTTACCCTATTATTGATACACTTCGTGTATTTACCATACGTATATTAAATGGTAGATCACCTTTCTCACCAGATAGAAAACACATTCATCATATTTTTATTAGAACAGGGTTTACTCACGCAGCAACATCAACAATTATTGCTTCTATGTCCTTCCTCTTCCTAGCAGTTTGTTACTTTGCAAACTTTTATATTCATGATCTTTTACTTCTAGCATGTATTCTTACCGCATTATATGTTATTCCATTATTATTAAAATGGAGAGTCTATTATTATAAAAATAATAAAGATGAAATAGCAAAAAAGGTACTTAAACAAAAAGCAAAAGAATCTGCAAAATTTAAAGTAGAAAGAAATGTTGGTTAA